From the Lytechinus variegatus isolate NC3 chromosome 5, Lvar_3.0, whole genome shotgun sequence genome, the window ATGTAAACAGGTAGTCAAAAATTGTGACTGGTACTGTACCAACCAGTATTAAAGCTAACTACCAATAATTGGTGGAAGTACTATATGATATTGAGTATAGATAATTCAATTACATGTGGGACAGGCCTAATTTACACTGTTCACTAATAAAACCAAATTTGATTGATCGTAAAAAATCAAAAGTCAAACATAGACTTTATTGTATTGTAGGGTCTTCTCCGCCTATCCCCCATGGTCTAACCCATTTTATTTACAAGTTATTGCCATAAACATGTCATTTTGCCCATGTATcatgtaattgtttttttcttatccACATGGTTGAGCATAAAGctgaaatgccatttaaaaaaaaaacacagcatAAATAACGAAAACTTAAGTAATCAATTGAAATGGTACTAGGACTTTTTTTCATCTGTACAAAAATCCAAAGTGGGTGtaacaaagtgatgattggactgaaaatgaaatgagacaAATGTAAATAATAGACCAATTGGCTAAAATTAAGCCATAGTGGTGTTAAACAATCTAGGAAGTAGGCAAAGTAGTTTTGAATTAGGGTTATGCTTGTGGAAATGGCATAGACAACAGTTTTAGATGTGTAACAATATTGTGTATTGTTACTAAAATTTGTGCAATCATGAAATTTGCCCATCAGGCATTCCTTTTATCTGGTGGAAACACAAGTGATTGTGTAGCTGAAAAGTATCTCTCTGTTGGGTTCTAAAATGCCTCAATCTCATAAAGTAGATTTAattttcaagtacatgtattaaaatatcTATAAAATAACATTCTGTATGCATATACAAAATGATTTCTATGTTTTGAAGTAGTCAAAGTATAGTGCACATCATTGATCTAAAGTACATTTTTATGCTGTAACTATGTATTAATTGCACATGTGTGCTATGTTATGTTCTATATTCTTCTTTtcaaaggggaatccaaccaaaTGGAAAAGTTGGTTTAATAGAAAGGGGAAATTTCATAGAAACAAAATTGGACATAAAAATAGTAGGAAAAAATCAATCTTTAGTCATAAGtttataaataaattgaattaagatTTTTTGTTGAAGGTATAATGTAACAAAATATGTGTACGTTTACTCAATACTGCAATGTTACAAGATTGTATCCTTTGTTTGAATGGAATAAGACcattaaaactttgaaaaatattttgcaaactCTGAATCAAGTGTCACTTGAATTAAGTGGGGGATAATTTTATTCCCCTGCATgtaaaaaattattaataaactgcttttaaaatgttgatattaAATATTAATAACATTTGGATAAATTATTTCAGAATTGTTACATGTTGAATATGACCCTTTTGTAGTGGGTGCTTTTGGTGTTGACCTTATCGTTAACACTagtggggcattgcaagaaacttgcgttCAATTGCAGGTCATTTTTGGTCcttaaatcaatcatatgtcttgcagttaattgcaaattagtgattgattgctaatctgctcctagaaacaagaagtttaatctgatttgctataactaacgttgatctataaaagaaaatagaaaagaatatttgcaatttatcACAAagattttcttgcaacaccccctatgaATAATCCCTTCGTACACTCCCTTTGTGTACTATCATGACAAACCTATGTCACTTGTGGTGCAGTCATATTTTCCCGACGGCGCGCGGCCATACGGAGAGTCGAAAACagttgttttattaattttcatttaaaccatatacatgtatatagctggtacacaaaaatgtttaaaggggaatccagccttggtcataaaatgtagtgttggaaaggagaaaaatagataaaacagaatggtgaaagtttgaaagaaatcggaccagcaataagaaagttatggctgctttaaaattgaaatccctatgattatgtagatttcaaattggcaactgggtacatgagtaaattatgacaagaggcaaggacaactttcccataggccatgtacttaattatcagggatttgtggttttctcctaactgCCCATTCCCCAGGGGCAGTAATCTTAATATAACCCTAGtatgtatattgttttatgtcctcatgaaagaaaaataaaatttgaagtaaaacatttgaaaaaatgacatattagccattttatgtattggagtacatggaagagtagtccttgccttacattactgtgacatcacatatgtgaCCAATTGGCAGTCTCCATGGATCTagggattaccaatattcacaacttaaaaaaaatcataattttcttattatttgtcagaaagtgttcaaactttcacctatcaacttgtctgatttttcttattcccctaagaacaagtttttatttgggttggattcccctttaacgaCTGTTTGCGACTCGCCCGTAGGGGGAATGTGACTATACCACTATACAAGggaacttttttttaacaagcTACGCTTTCCAGGAACTTCCATTTGATTTCATAATATTTCCATGTACTTATTTCAttgttgaaaatttgaagtgaaatatattctttattaatcaatcaagcaagcatatgaaaaaaaatgacagcaaCAAGATACCAAGCTGCTGAAACATTAGATGGTTGACTTTAATTCATATACATTAGTAACAACGttccaaaaaattatttctgtCCAGTGTATCAacaatttttacaatatttaGATGAGAGACTGATATTATATCAGTCTCTCTATATGACATCGACAAAAAAATAACACTAATGTTTGGCCCAGTGGAGTCATGTACTGGTATGGCTTCCATCGGTTGCTGTAGAAAGATTATAGTACATTTATCAATCTACCCACTCAAAGTCATTCAAAACAAATAATCTATGAAGTCATACCTTGAACATACCTTGAAGTGCCACACTTCCATATTCACGTAGGTAGATATTAGTGTGGCAGGGATTGTGGGGCTTTGTAGCCCATTAATAACCCAACATAAACACAATGTATACTTATTATAAGGAAGATACAATTGTAAAGAAGCCCTCGTTTCTATCATTATATTAAGATACAATATAGATTATTGgaacgaaaatgaaaataaaaaaattgtttataaggAAATGCATTTGAGACATCATTGGTTCACTCAAATATCTTTGCCTATTATTGTGCACATCAAATATTTTGACGATGGTGACGGTATAATGTAAGGTTTAATGcaaataatttgattatttatcagtcagattttgatgaaggGTTCTCTTCGTCCTCTGATTCCCTTCTATTTGTTCTTTCAGAGAATATACCTCCGTCTCTTCTGCAAATCCTTAGAATAAAGTGCAATAATCTGCACAAGAGCGTTTTAATTCGtttgttcatattattattctattcaagtcatttcattaattcattctttcCCACATTTATTCATTCCTCCATTTCTCCATtcatttcaatgtttattttaaacaatataCCATTGCAGCTAAATTTGTGGTTTTACAGTGGTACACATGTAAATAGAAAACTCATAATAAAAATTAGATCTTGCATAATATTGAAGGATAAAATGGAAGTCACCATGACAAAAatttattctaaaaataaacataaaataaaaaaaatattggcgaaaatttgaaaaaaaaattatttgatttgtgacgtcggcagctttcctacatatcgtatggtaaaacatcaattaaatgttctttttctcagaaaattttaAATAGTTTACGTTGTAACTTCAGTTTATCAATAGACAGATCATTTCACATCCACTCCTAAAATGAATTAAGAATAAGTCATgacgaaccattaaaaaataaattttattcactatatatttcattacatatgtggcagctgctcgtatataacgtcacaaataaaaaaaagaattctaataactttctaaaTGTaatagattttcctcaaaacttcaccaatattattttttggttattttacaacaaacttttcgttAGGATGCAATTATTTAAATCATAGGGatagtcattttttttacaattttaacaAGGTTATACTTAcgacatgaaaatataaaaccaTGTGACGTGCAAAATAATTTTGCAAGAGCCGTTACGCGGCTTTTACCAGTCCTACTCATCTTGTATAATTCGCTTACTTCCATACAATGATGGTATAAAACATCGGGTGATAATTTCCCCTTGCCATTTGAACTTAAAATAGCTACATTCccataaaaagggaaatatataaatgaatgaataaataatagatacgtaaatagatatatgaataaataaataaatgattaaatgaataaataataaataaatcaatcaataaaccaTTCAATAAACATCAATAGATAGTTTAGATAGAAATAAAGGATGATAGAAAAGGAGAGTATAGATAGCTAGGTAGATAGAttgatgaatagatagatagatggatggatgggtgggtgggtagatagatagatagacataGACAGATGCAAATTCATAGGCCTAAATagttatgaataaatgaataaacaaatgacttaataaataaatgaatcaataaagatTTGTCAAGCACCAAAAAATATCTGTCTACTTTTATTATCAAACGAGTCCGACTATGTACGCCTAGTATAAAACCcacaatataattttaaagaCTGAAAttgaaacatacaacttaaatGTAATAAGAAAGCTTTGGGAATTATTTTTCAGCAGATGAAGTGTTTTTAATCAACGATCATTTAGTTATCGAGGTTAGGATagatggatgatgatggtgacgtcACCAACACGACTGATAGCTCATCTTTCCTTGTTCCCAGTTGTGGTCTGTCATCCTTATTAGACACGTACAACTCTGTGAGGTGAGAAAGAAACGTTTAGAAATTGTATCACtgattaattatcattaattaatCTGCGATGACACTTCCCGTTTTTTAAAGTATTCCTCCATGAATTTGGTCATTAGAATTTTCATTAATGAAAATGACCCCACAGCAATTTTCAATAGCTGTTGATATTTCTACTTCTCTGTAGCATCAGTCGATGTGCCGTTTTCTCATTTCAAAAGAATCTGGTCTGAAATTGTATATCCATATATAGGTCCATGGCCATTAGCATACCTACGGGGGGGCATACtcgggggcagactgccccccccctcctgacgagtcacaacccatgcaagggacgtatccctgtcccccctgacgagtcacaactgatccctgacgagccacaagtggccaGCTCCTTTGAacctgaagacctttttttctctttttttttctttttttttgcttgtcacattttttCTGGAACGAAATGCTTTATTTGTGGTtggagacctttttttttgcctgtcaatttttttctccggTACGAAATACCTTTATTTGTAGTTGAAGctcttttctttttgcttggCAAATTtctttctggtacgaaatcctttatttgtagttggagacttttttttgcttgtcaaattttttggcggacgaatttgccacGCCTTttgaaaatcctaggtacgccacagTCCATGGCACTTCAAAGCTTCCattgataatgaaaaattattttttttatttgcttccATGACGCGTGATtacggattcaagaacataaaGGGCGTATTTTAATGCCCGTCGTGACAATGATCTTTGAGATATATTTTGTCGAAGGTCGGGGAAtcgaaacagcagtttcgtcctggactctggaaaAAATGACACATTTTGAAACATTTGGTAGCTCCGAAACTTTGGGGCGAAACTGCTGTTCCAGTTCGCCAATTTGTTTGACGGATAATTTCTATATACGCATTTTCCGTTTTCTTGACTCCGTTGCGAAAACTCcctaaaacatgaatttgaatTATACTTACTGTCGCTATCCGAGTTGCTGAGAGTCGACAGTAAGCCTGTCTGGTTATTATTCAGGGTCCATAAGAACATTCGGTGGTTTCCAAGGATAATTCGCTCATTGTTGGTCATCCAAGATGGAAAATCCTGTATCAATATTAATGTGTACACAGCGAAAAGCTGTCATCTGGACAATGTACAATATTCCTGGGACGAACACTGAAAACGTCCCCTATATGTCTTCGGCTGACTCAGGGATTTtgtaaaagtaataataacccaggggcacttccattgacgagtggatatcaggtgcgaccatggggtttcgaaaatcaccctaaacaagtattatCCATATTCTTagaatgcaccccttaacacgTACTGGCGTGTGATTTACCCTTAACAAAGTATTGGAAACAATACGCTTGACTAATATTCCCTAAATTGACCCCCTAACAAGACAGCGAgattttaattgttatgtccCGGATGTCGTCAGTACCTTAATTTACTTACATTTTGGTTTAGTACTGCCCCCACCTCAcacacctcgctcaaatcggaTCGACACTAACCAAGCTAaccacgtagtgttggggcaaaaagtacattttataaagcatataattttatataccctcgcaaatttgaccgtTTAAACACTTAGCCTTCCTAGCCTTCTCAAGGCGTTTATTCTCAAAATTTagagactttgaacgtaaaAGGTAATAATAGAATATGGCAAGAGATGGGGTTTTAGTGCATTACACCCCTTAAAAATATTACGAGAGAATGTGTTCACCAGGGAGAAAATATTTGAAGTGAAACCTTGCATGTGAAGCACTTTACGAACTTAACGTTTGAAAAAACGTCTGAAAGCGATATAAAACCATCAAACTTGACATAAAAATACCATTAGAGATCTTTGGTGTGCTTTACGTGCAAAATtctgcattataatttttggggtgttgtccccccccctttcgccaCCCAACACATGGAGAGACATTCCTGACTCTTAACTATTAGGTCTATGTTTCATTGGTAAATTTAGCCTCAATCGGGGAGTATATAGCGACAGAGccataaaacaagtggaatgcctctggccgtctcacctacatcacgcgattcaacaagcagcagtgctgactttgaaaactattataactcgcacaagatgttcagtgatacttggtaactcttatttccacgttttatgaactagaccaatacacttacagagataggatggtagttcaacaaatacccccaaatcggccaaagttcattgacccgaaatgacctttgaccttgacatgtgacctgaaacttgcacatgatattcagtgatacttgattactcttatatccaagtttcaaaagtcagatcaataaacttgcaaagttatgatggtagttcaacagatacccccaaatcggccaaagttcattgacccgaaatgacctttgaccttggtcatgtgacgtgaaactcatgcaggatgtttgatgatacttgattaaccttatggccaagtttcatggtTTAGGtccatactttctaagttatgaagtcatttcaaaaacttaaccttaggttataaggtttgatgttgacgccgccgccgtcggaaaagcggcgcctatagtctcactctgctatgcaggtgagacaaaaaatgtatATCGTAAAGAATGACATAAATTTGGAGCGCTTTGGACAAAACGCGGTTATGTCTAGAGTTAAGGCGACCACACACCTTGCGATTGGTCTGCGAttcaattttggaaaaaaacgtagtagaatttgatggtATTAGTATTGAGAcgtggaatatcttactgtgtaaggTTCGAAATCATCATACGAATACccatgttcaaatctgtgactacaTCATCTTTTTTAGAATAAAAGccaatttaatatctagtcgtagtGACGTCACAGCAGTCGTGCGATTGGCTAAGATTTGAAACCTATTTGGCCTTTAttccaaaataaagaaattgttACAATagtttcaattaatttcaacctcaaataaaatgatatgttccattcacattttcagaaaatgaaaaatgctaTTTGTTGCAAAATCGGAttgcgaacagtcgtaaggtgtgcggtggcttCAGTAGACTTCAATTTTATGGCATATATATGTGTGGTGGGTATATAGGGAGGTTAATCTGAAAGAAATGCAAGGCAGTCTAGTATATTACAGGAGATCACAGACGACTTATACTCGCACCTTGCATTTAGATGCTATTTTGCGATAGGGAGCGAGAAAATTTTCCAATTTAAGTAACAAAAAAACGTTTATTTTAGAGCACCTGACAACATAAATGGAATACTGcattaataaatacatttatacgCATGTAGgacctacattttttttctttgaagtcgattttttggggggtgggagAGGTGATCAGTCACCAAAGGCCCCCTAAAACCGCGCCTGTTTTTTCAGTATATGTTCTTGACCCCAATAttacgttacatacgtaacgtgcccaATCTTGAAAAGAGATCCTTTTTACGCGGTAtctactcgtcaatggaagtggtcctcgggaatgataataataaaaagttgaagcaatcattatcaccatcatcgtcattttcatcatgatcatcaccatcaatatccGATATCAACATGATCTCTATCTTGGTGAATTGCTCCCActatttcctatttgttttcCCCCAACAAAAGTTAATTGTTCATAGAAAATACACCAAAGAATAACCGTACTTACTGGCAACATCATTGGCCCTCTCGTACCACCAGACAAGCATGCTTCTTGTCCATTCTCACgctcatcatcgtcatcgtcactGACTGATCCATTAAAGCAACCAGTATGTCTATTTCGCATGTTTCGGTTTTGCTGGGGTACGGAGGAGAAAGCAGCTACCGTACCCGAAATTGAGTCGCCAACCTCTATGTAAGTATGCATGTTTAAGACAactgtaaataaaataaacaaaagtattGTTATAAGCCTATATTTCGTTATTCCCCGCAGATCACTTTTGCCTGCAAGAAAATGCAACTAAAAGCAGGGTcgtaaaacgaaaataaaacaaataacaaaaagtCGAACATTGTTAGAGAACTTAGAGTTAACAACATTCTGCCTTTCAATTCCTTGACTTGgcaattgtcatttctttttcatttgcttGTCGAGCTCCTAATTATTTCGACCCACTCCTGGGATCATTTTTCAGTGTCGACCGTTTTTTCTTTGTCGACGAATCCATCCACATTTGTTTGACAAAGTAAACTGGTATGGGTTATACTACGATGAAGTCAATGTATAAATCCTGCATACTCGAATGTATTACagggtatatacatgtagtattaataACTTACAATCATTTGTGGTGAATTTTGGTTCTGAAGCCGATGGACATACGAAGAAGCCAAGGAAGCGATCATTGTTGGTACCCTGCCCAGAAACCAGCCGGATCTGTTGAGTGTTGGCATACTGAAACCTGAAAGTGGGTGACGAGGTTCGAAGAGCCCAGTTTGGCAATCTTTTGTGAACTCGCTCAGCATCGTCGATGTTGGTTCCGACGCTTCGCTTTACCTTTTTGCGAACAACCGGTTCCCCTATATCGTCAGGGACAGATATATAATCACAAATTATGTATAATATcgtaacttcattttttttttaaacttagaACTTTCcactctcttttcccctctctttctttttctatttgaTGCTTCCTGtatttccctttcctttctccAAATGACTTAATGACGTgaccaaatttttattttgcagGAAGTAAATCtacaacattttttaatgattatcacAGAACCAAACAGTAGCATtatcgaaaaaaaaactattgggCACATTTTGAAGTGTGTAAACTGTAAAGGCATTTTCAGCTTAATTAGAGGCGGTTGCAATTCAGGGCAGTGGAGCAAaagtttcagtttcagtttaaagtacatgtaatctGTTAGAGAATAAAACTTCCGATTAAAAACCATTGATTATTCTGTTTTCATTTAGGAATGCCTGATACACATGTATATCCAGCGGCGAGGGACTCTTCTCCGCGCCCCTATACCTGGGGTAGATGAGACAAAAGATAGATAAAAATTCATCGAGGAATCCCCaaagtataataaaaaaaaacgagatataaatattcacctctttttgttttcaaacgGAACCCTATCCATGAATAGGTCTGTACACCTTCGTCGTCAGCTGTACCACGTCTAACGAGCTGTAGAAGATTGACAAACATTAAGTGGTCATAAAAATGGATATGAAGGAGAGTGGTCCATAGTTTAGATttgtttcttgatttttttcagtcAAAATTTTCTGCCTCATACCACTCATGtttgctttgaaaaaaataatattggtcTTCAGCAGTTTTCTTTGGGTGTTGCTTTGTAGTAGTTATTCATAGATATGTTTTAacttttattgatatataaaataaatctcGAATCGACTTGAGTTTAGGTATTCCTAGCAAAATATGTCTGACATAGCAACGCACCTATAACTAACTAATCCCTTAAAAGCGTTTTTCTTTGAAACCTCCACAAGTTTTAGTTCTCTGAAATCAACGTTCCTGATTTAAATTCGGTTTCAAaagtcaatattcatttttaatgtcctCACCATCTCTTACTGAGTAAATGTTTAGATACAAATAGGTCTACTAGAATGCATTATTGAGTAAGTCTATATAAAGTACCATGTTGCAGGTTCGTCCAGCCTCTCGTAAATATTCCAGAACAGAACAATGTCCAGCaccattcattttgaagctagTTGCATCCACTGCCTCGATAACGTCACGGTTTCTATACCAaaccaaagaaaatttaaagatATAAGTCTGGTAGTTTTGACTAGTACACGCCTtaaaataaacaacaacaacgatccaatcagggtctgtgcatgcagactaaACTCTGGCTGTGTGCGCTTGcgtctgattggttgaaagttgGACTGATGTAGTATGTCCTCTTCATTTTTGGTATTATTGAATCCGATACCAAGAGAGATCTAACACTATACT encodes:
- the LOC121416031 gene encoding uncharacterized protein LOC121416031 is translated as MANSFRGEGVALSRIFMQCEKDRPKIVTDFGCSLKSSDGEHSLIEVDWSGLAWKAGFRNRDVIEAVDATSFKMNGAGHCSVLEYLREAGRTCNMLVRRGTADDEGVQTYSWIGFRLKTKRGEPVVRKKVKRSVGTNIDDAERVHKRLPNWALRTSSPTFRFQYANTQQIRLVSGQGTNNDRFLGFFVCPSASEPKFTTNDFVLNMHTYIEVGDSISGTVAAFSSVPQQNRNMRNRHTGCFNGSVSDDDDDERENGQEACLSGGTRGPMMLPDFPSWMTNNERIILGNHRMFLWTLNNNQTGLLSTLSNSDSDKLYVSNKDDRPQLGTRKDELSVVLVTSPSSSIYPNLDN